In Kineococcus rhizosphaerae, the following proteins share a genomic window:
- a CDS encoding FxsA family protein, protein MRAPRWVAWVPVGLLLLVVLEIWLLVQIGHVIGGGWVLVLLLAETFGGALVLRRAGRRAVQAFRQTATVPFGAPVPGQEPGAVGNAVLTGFGGLLLVLPGLISDVLGVLCVLPPTRRLIRAVFVRLVRRRFDAAVRRAGGPQVVVGDVVPGDLVDGEVVDGEVVDDPRELGR, encoded by the coding sequence GTGAGGGCGCCGCGCTGGGTGGCGTGGGTCCCCGTCGGGCTCCTGCTGCTGGTGGTCCTGGAGATCTGGCTGCTGGTCCAGATCGGTCACGTGATCGGCGGCGGCTGGGTGCTGGTCCTGCTGCTGGCCGAGACGTTCGGGGGTGCGCTGGTCCTGCGCCGGGCCGGTCGCCGGGCGGTGCAGGCCTTCCGGCAGACCGCGACGGTGCCCTTCGGAGCGCCCGTGCCGGGGCAGGAGCCGGGAGCGGTGGGCAACGCCGTCCTGACCGGCTTCGGCGGGCTGCTGCTGGTCCTGCCGGGGCTGATCAGCGACGTGCTGGGGGTGCTGTGCGTCCTGCCACCCACGCGGCGGTTGATCCGTGCCGTCTTCGTGCGGCTGGTGCGCCGGCGGTTCGACGCCGCGGTGCGCCGGGCCGGCGGGCCGCAGGTCGTCGTCGGTGACGTGGTCCCCGGCGACCTGGTGGACGGTGAGGTCGTGGACGGCGAGGTCGTGGACGACCCGCGGGAGCTGGGACGCTGA
- a CDS encoding RNA polymerase-binding protein RbpA, giving the protein MSERNLRGSRLGGASLESESGVEPAERQLVSYHCPNGHTVTVPMSLEADVPALWECRCGAEALRADTDAPEKKAGKPARTHWDMLLERRTIAELEVLLDERLELLRSRELIKRSA; this is encoded by the coding sequence ATGAGCGAGCGCAACCTGCGAGGATCCCGCCTCGGAGGCGCCAGCCTCGAGAGCGAGTCCGGCGTCGAGCCGGCCGAGCGGCAGCTGGTCTCGTACCACTGCCCGAACGGTCACACCGTCACGGTGCCCATGTCGCTGGAGGCCGACGTGCCTGCGCTGTGGGAGTGCCGCTGCGGGGCCGAGGCCCTGCGCGCCGACACCGACGCGCCCGAGAAGAAGGCCGGCAAACCGGCGCGCACGCACTGGGACATGCTCCTGGAGCGGCGCACCATCGCCGAGCTGGAAGTGCTGCTGGACGAGAGGCTCGAGCTGCTGCGCAGCCGCGAGCTGATCAAGCGCAGCGCCTGA
- a CDS encoding MFS transporter: MGAVSTPAPTPATTPDPTLLRARRSWYVYDWANSAFVTTTQTVLFAPYLTVVARRAACPQGTDGCTNTLSVLGLPVAPGSVALYTITVATLLSALLLPFVGALADRTRHRHRLLGGFAWTGAAAATAMVAVGGDRWWLGVVLALVAVVSLTLSLVVNDALLIDVSGPAERDAVSSRGWAAGYLGGFVLLAVNLLLVSTPGTFGLTEEWSVRVSLASAGLWWGLFTVVPVLGLRRLPPRPVLDLAPEAGHGLTAPVRQLARTLKGLRHHPQVLRFLLAYLVFNDGIQTVVSASSVYGQEELGFSSAQLLTTVLLVQAVAFLGALVFGRLAGRFGAQRTVLGGLVLWIVVVLGAFAVPRGAFTSWLALAVLIGLVLGGTQALSRSLFSRLVPAGAEAEYFSLYQAGERGTSWLGTLVFGLVAQLCGSYRPALVALLAFFVVGAVLLVRVDVAAGVQQAQRGTDPVR; encoded by the coding sequence ATGGGTGCCGTGAGCACCCCCGCCCCGACGCCCGCCACGACGCCAGACCCGACGCTGCTGCGGGCCCGCCGCTCCTGGTACGTCTACGACTGGGCCAACTCCGCGTTCGTCACCACGACGCAGACCGTCCTGTTCGCCCCGTACCTGACCGTCGTCGCCCGCCGGGCCGCCTGCCCGCAGGGCACCGACGGCTGCACGAACACCCTCTCGGTCCTCGGCCTGCCGGTCGCGCCCGGCTCGGTGGCGCTGTACACGATCACCGTCGCCACCCTGCTGTCGGCGCTGCTGCTGCCGTTCGTCGGTGCCCTGGCCGACCGCACCCGCCACCGCCACCGCCTGCTGGGGGGCTTCGCGTGGACCGGGGCCGCCGCCGCGACCGCCATGGTCGCCGTCGGCGGGGACCGCTGGTGGCTGGGGGTCGTGCTGGCCCTGGTCGCCGTCGTCAGCCTCACCCTGTCCCTGGTCGTCAACGACGCCCTGCTCATCGACGTGTCCGGTCCCGCCGAACGCGACGCCGTCTCCTCACGCGGCTGGGCGGCCGGTTACCTCGGCGGGTTCGTGCTGCTGGCGGTCAACCTCCTGCTGGTCTCCACCCCGGGCACGTTCGGTCTCACCGAGGAGTGGTCGGTGCGCGTGTCCCTGGCCTCGGCGGGCCTGTGGTGGGGGCTGTTCACCGTCGTGCCCGTGCTGGGCCTGCGCCGGCTGCCCCCGCGACCGGTCCTGGACCTGGCTCCCGAGGCCGGGCACGGCCTCACCGCGCCCGTGCGTCAGCTCGCCCGGACGCTGAAGGGACTGCGGCACCACCCGCAGGTGCTGCGCTTCCTGCTGGCCTACCTGGTCTTCAACGACGGCATCCAGACCGTCGTGTCGGCCTCCAGCGTGTACGGCCAGGAGGAGCTGGGCTTCAGCTCCGCGCAGCTGCTGACGACCGTCCTGCTCGTGCAGGCCGTCGCCTTCCTCGGCGCGCTCGTCTTCGGCCGCCTCGCCGGCCGGTTCGGGGCCCAGCGCACGGTCCTGGGCGGGCTGGTGCTGTGGATCGTCGTGGTCCTGGGCGCCTTCGCGGTGCCCCGCGGCGCCTTCACGAGCTGGCTGGCCCTGGCCGTCCTCATCGGCCTGGTCCTGGGCGGGACGCAGGCGCTGTCCCGCTCGCTGTTCTCGCGCCTGGTGCCGGCCGGGGCCGAGGCGGAGTACTTCAGCCTGTACCAGGCCGGGGAACGCGGGACGAGCTGGCTGGGGACCCTGGTGTTCGGGCTCGTCGCGCAGCTGTGCGGCTCCTACCGCCCAGCGCTGGTGGCCCTGCTGGCCTTCTTCGTCGTGGGGGCGGTGCTGCTGGTCCGGGTCGACGTGGCCGCGGGGGTTCAGCAGGCACAGCGAGGGACCGATCCAGTACGCTGA
- a CDS encoding glycerophosphodiester phosphodiesterase family protein → MTRPPARHAFCAWDGPIAMAHRGFSATDKLRGLENTLPAFAAATDLGYAYLETDVRTTSDGHLVAFHDEHLDRVTDGRGALSDLPWARVRRLLVAGREPVPALEDVLGSFPRARFNLDVKTAAAVAHLDGVLRRTNAHGRVLVTAFAQRRRRAALSAVGGREATSASSPGTALALAGTRLHAPLLVRAALRGVDAVQVPVRHGGVEVVSARFVDAVHRAGAQVHVWTVDDAAQIAALLDLGVDGIITDRADVLKAVLTSRGEWIG, encoded by the coding sequence GTGACCCGGCCCCCGGCGCGCCACGCGTTCTGCGCCTGGGACGGGCCGATCGCCATGGCCCACCGCGGGTTCAGCGCCACCGACAAGCTGCGCGGCCTGGAGAACACGCTGCCCGCGTTCGCCGCGGCCACCGACCTCGGGTACGCGTACCTGGAGACGGACGTGCGGACCACCTCCGACGGGCACCTCGTGGCCTTCCACGACGAGCACCTCGACCGGGTCACCGACGGGCGCGGCGCCCTGTCCGACCTGCCGTGGGCCCGGGTGCGCCGGCTGCTCGTGGCCGGCCGCGAACCGGTCCCGGCCCTGGAGGACGTCCTCGGCTCCTTCCCCCGGGCCCGGTTCAACCTCGACGTCAAGACCGCGGCCGCGGTCGCCCACCTCGACGGGGTGCTGCGCCGCACGAACGCCCACGGCCGGGTCCTGGTCACCGCGTTCGCCCAGCGGCGCCGGCGCGCCGCGCTGTCCGCCGTCGGCGGGCGCGAGGCCACCTCGGCCAGCTCCCCCGGCACGGCCCTGGCCCTGGCCGGGACCCGGTTGCACGCGCCGCTGCTGGTGCGCGCCGCGCTGCGGGGGGTCGACGCCGTCCAGGTCCCCGTGCGCCACGGCGGTGTCGAGGTCGTCTCGGCCCGGTTCGTCGACGCCGTCCACCGCGCCGGCGCGCAGGTGCACGTGTGGACCGTTGACGACGCGGCGCAGATCGCCGCGCTGCTCGACCTCGGCGTGGACGGGATCATCACCGACCGCGCCGACGTCCTCAAGGCCGTCCTGACCTCGCGGGGCGAGTGGATCGGGTGA